The Hippoglossus hippoglossus isolate fHipHip1 chromosome 2, fHipHip1.pri, whole genome shotgun sequence genome includes a region encoding these proteins:
- the LOC117774628 gene encoding gap junction alpha-3 protein-like translates to MGDWSFLGRLLENAQEHSTVIGKVWLTVLFIFRILVLGAAAEEVWGDEQSDFTCNTQQPGCENVCYDEAFPISHIRFWVLQIIFVSTPTLIYLGHVLHIVRMEEKRREREEEVRKAGQHQEDHDNLYHNGVGDGGGGKKEKPPIRDEHGKIRIRGALLRTYIFNIIFKTLFEVGFILGQYFLYGFHLRPLYKCGRWPCPNTVDCFISRPTEKTIFIIFMLVVACVSLLLNLLEIYHLGWKKVKQGVTNEFVSDSESLLLCAARRRDAQTIPEQTSPSVLNCLSSYASVGAAGGGDAEGGAYSPTEEASRGLSPNMATESLPAELKMDGAPFHPDDFLLERLPTSFYGNGDTVSVGSRGQLRAMEQNWSNMALELQNLNGKDSFYPPPPPSPPTSASSSPQGEMTPPPPQEVQRSMCPTLPRNTPLYPLMVEERALDEENTVATAPWMVPHDDFTVVTRAEMHQPPCAAATDIRKPSRAGKSGCVRARPDDLAV, encoded by the exons ATGGGTGACTGGAGCTTTCTAGGGCGGCTGCTGGAGAATGCTCAGGAACACTCCACTGTGATCGGAAAG GTTTGGCTGACCGTCCTCTTCATCTTCCGCATCCTGGTGctgggggcagcagcagaggaggtgtGGGGAGACGAGCAGTCCGACTTCACCTGTAACACGCAGCAGCCCGGTTGCGAGAACGTCTGCTATGACGAGGCCTTCCCCATCTCCCACATCCGCTTCTGGGTGCTGCAGATCATCTTCGTCTCCACGCCCACGCTCATCTACCTGGGGCACGTGCTGCACATCGTCCgcatggaggagaagaggagggagagggaggaggaggtcaggaaGGCCGGACAACACCAGGAGGACCATGACAACCTCTATCACAACGGAGTGGGTGACGGAGGAGGTGGGAAGAAGGAGAAGCCACCGATTCGTGATGAGCACGGGAAGATCAGGATCCGTGGGGCGTTACTGAGGACGTACATCTTCAACATCATCTTCAAAACTCTGTTTGAGGTGGGCTTCATCCTGGGACAGTACTTCCTGTACGGCTTCCACCTGAGGCCGCTCTACAAATGTGGCCGCTGGCCCTGCCCCAACACTGTGGACTGCTTCATCTCCAG GCCGACTGAGAagaccatcttcatcatcttcatgcTGGTGGTCGCCTgcgtctctctgctgctcaaCCTGCTGGAGATCTACCACCTGGGCTGGAAGAAGGTCAAGCAGGGCGTCACCAACGAGTTTGTGTCCGACAGCGAGTCGCTGCTGCTGTGTGCGGCCCGGCGCAGAGACGCACAGACGATACCCGAGCAGACCTCGCCATCGGTGCTCAACTGTTTGTCGTCGTATGCCAGTGTGGGCGCGGCGGGGGGCGGAGACGCTGAGGGAGGAGCCTACAGTCCAACAGAAGAAGCCTCCAGAGGTTTGAGCCCAAACATGGCCACCGAATCATTGCCGGCTGAGCTCAAGATGGATGGCGCCCCGTTCCACCCAGACGACTTCCTGTTGGAGAGGCTGCCCACTTCCTTTTATGGCAATGGAGACACAGTGAGCGTTGGAAGCCGCGGGCAGCTGAGGGCGATGGAGCAGAACTGGAGCAACATGGCACTGGAGCTGCAGAATCTGAATGGAAAAGACTCCTtctaccctcctcctcctccctctcctcccacctcggcctcctcctcccctcaggGGGAGATGACCCCACCGCCTCCTCAAGAGGTGCAACGCTCCATGTGTCCCACGCTTCCTCGTAATACCCCTCTGTACCCCCTCATGGTGGAGGAGAGGGCGTTGGATGAGGAAAACACTGTCGCCACAGCTCCTTGGATGGTCCCGCACGACGACTTCACCGTGGTTACCAGGGCGGAGATGCATCAGCCTCCATGTGCTGCGGCGACAGACATTCGGAAGCCAAGTCGGGCCGGCAAGAGCGGCTGCGTCCGAGCTCGCCCGGATGACCTGGCAGTGTAG
- the hpxb gene encoding hemopexin: MNLFTRFLLLGLALASVSGAPTPPHDPAADDGAAVPDRCEGIEFDAITPDEKGSHFFFKGAHLWKGFRAPAQLSNELFKELDDVHHIGHVDAAFRMHNTKNPEEHDHIYFFLDDKVFSYSNHTLVEGYPKAIQEDFPGVPSHLDAAAECPTGECTADSVLFFKGHDVHVYDIATKTVKTKTWSHLPVCTSALRWLEHYYCFNGHNFTRFDPMTGVVRGLYPKDARSYFMKCDNFGHGGDYKIPKCSEIKLDAITTDVTGKTYLFAGPIYMRLDTRRDGLHAFPITRSWSQVANGVDAVFSYTDKFYMIKDEEVYIYKAGAHYTLVEGYPKSLKEELGIEGHVDAAFICPDDQKVHIIQGRLMHDIDLTATPRVVTETFPLPLSDLDAGLCGPNGVDVFKGSQYYHYDSPMLLAMGRMAPVAEDITTEMMGCQS; this comes from the exons ATGAACCTGTTCACCAGATTTCTGCTTCTGGGTTTGGCACTAGCCTCCGTGAGCGGAGCACCAAC GCCTCCACACGATCCAGCCGCTGACG ATGGAGCTGCTGTTCCAGACCGGTGTGAAGGGATCGAGTTTGATGCCATCACTCCTGACGAGAAAGGAAGCCATTTCTTCTTTAAAG GCGCCCACCTGTGGAAGGGTTTCCGTGCTCCAGCTCAGCTCTCCAACGAGTTGTTCAAGGAGCTGGACGACGTCCATCACATCGGCCATGTAGACGCTGCGTTCCGCATGCACAACACAAAGAACCCAGAGGAACATGATCACATCTATTTCTTCCTG GATGACAAAGTGTTCAGCTACTCCAACCACACTCTGGTGGAGGGTTATCCGAAGGCGATCCAGGAGGACTTCCCAGGAGTCCCCTCTCACCTGGATGCTGCTGCGGAGTGTCCGACCGGAGAGTGCACGGCGGACTCAGTTCTGTTCTTCAAGG gaCACGATGTGCACGTGTACGACATTGCCACGAAGACGGTGAAGACCAAGACGTGGTCCCATCTGCCCGTCTGCACCTCGGCTTTACGCTGGCTGGAGCACTACTACTGTTTCAATGGGCACAACTTCACCAGGTTCGACCCGATGACTGGAGTGGTGAGAGGCTTGTACCCCAAAGACGCCCGCAGTTACTTCATGAAGTGTGACAACTTCG GACACGGAGGAGATTACAAAATCCCTAAATGCAGTGAGATCAAATTAGACGCCATCACCACTGACGTCACGGGGAAAACATATTTGTTTGCAG GCCCAATCTACATGCGTCTGGACACTCGCCGTGACGGGCTTCACGCCTTCCCCATCACCAGGTCGTGGAGCCAGGTGGCCAACGGGGTGGACGCCGTCTTCTCCTACACTGACAAATTCTACATGATTAAG GACGAGGAGGTTTACATCTATAAAGCAGGAGCTCACTACACCCTGGTTGAAGGCTACCCCAAATCCCTGAAGGAGGAGCTGGGCATCGAAGGACACGTGGACGCTGCTTTCATCTGTCCCGACGACCAGAAGGTCCACATCATCCAAG GACGATTAATGCATGACATCGACCTCACCGCCACGCCCAGGGTGGTGACCGAAACATTCCCCTTGCCTTTATCCGACTTGGATGCTGGTTTGTGTGGTCCAAACGGAGTTGATGTTTTCAAGGGCTCCCAGTATTACCACTATGACAGCCCCATGTTACTGGCTATGGGCAGAATGGCTCCTGTGGCTGAGGATATCACCACAGAGATGATGGGGTGTCAGTCATAG
- the LOC117778640 gene encoding gap junction beta-2 protein-like: MSWPALYTQLLRANHHSTSLGKVWLSVLFIFRVLVLVVAADSVWGDEQTDFTCNTLQPGCENVCYDQFFPVSHVRLWCLQLVFVSSPTLLLVMYVSYRNYKDKKRLLQGSGRSFLNNRTQEEELEVLKKRRLPISGALWWTYACSLVFRLLFEGGFMFALYVVYDGFQMPRLVQCDQWPCPNLVDCFISRPTEKTIFIVFMATASSICVILNMVELVYLVAKAVTRGVGGRRERKSFRRSRREKTQNKTNQNLLIST, from the exons atGTCTTGGCCTGCTCTGTACACTCAGCTGCTCCGGGCCAACCATCACTCCACCAGTCTGGGTAAAGTGTGGCTCTCTGTGCTCTTCATCTTTCGggtcctggtgctggtggtggctGCAGACAGCGTGTGGGGGGACGAGCAGACGGACTTCACCTGTAACACACTGCAG ccgGGCTGTGAGAACGTCTGCTACGATCAGTTCTTCCCTGTCTCCCACGTGCGTCTCTGGTGTCTCCAGCTCGTCTTCGTCTCCTCTCCAACTCTTCTGCTCGTCATGTATGTGTCCTATCGCAACTACAAGGACAAGAAGAggctgctgcag GGTTCTGGAAGATCTTTTCTCAACAACAGAACCCAGGAGGAAGAGTTGGAGGtcctgaagaagaggagactcCCGATATCTGGCGCTCTCTGGTGGACGTACGCGTGCAGCCTGGTGTTCAGGCTGCTGTTTGAGGGAGGCTTCAT GTTCGCCCTGTACGTGGTGTACGACGGTTTCCAGATGCCACGGCTGGTGCAGTGCGACCAGTGGCCTTGTCCCAACCTGGTGGACTGCTTCATCTCACGGCCCACAGAGAAAACCATCTTCATCGTCTTCATGGCCACCGCCTCGTCCATCTGCGTCATCCTCAACATGGTGGAGCTGGTCTATCTGGTTGCCAAGGCCGTCACTAG GGGTGTCGGTGGTCGGAGGGAAAGGAAATCATTCCGCAGATCCAGAAGAGAGAAGACGCAGAATAAGACAAACCAGAATTTACTTATCTCAACCTGA